CAATCGCTGAGAAGCTCCGCGAAGCAGGATACACTGAGATCATGGCCATCGCTGTGGCAGCACCCTCTGACCTGGCCGAGACCTGTGAGATCGGAGAGAAGAAGGCACAGGACATCATCGAAGGAGCCAAGCTGTGCGCAGATGTCGGAGGCTTCGAGACCGGTGACGCCATCATGCAGAGGCGCGCGGCCGTTACCAAGCTCACCACCGGTTCCGATGCATTCAACCAGCTGATCGGAGGAGGCATCGAGAGCCAGGCCATCACTGAGCTCTTCGGAGAGTTCGGAAGCTGCAAGACCCAGGTGTGCTTCCAGCTGGCCGTCAACGCCACCCTTCCCGAGGACAGGGGAGGACTGGATTCCGATGTGATCATCATCGATACTGAGAACACCTTCAGGCCCGAGAGGATTGTGCAGATGTGCAACTACCTCGGCGTGGACCCCGAGACCACCCTCAAGAGGATCCACATAGCCAGAGCATTCAACTCCCAGCACCAGGTCCTGCTGGTCGACAAGGCCATGGAACTCGCCAAGGAGATCAAGGTGAAGCTCCTCATCGTCGACTCGCTCACCTCCCACTTCAGGGCGGAATTCCTCGGAAGGGGTTCCCTCGCAGAGAGGCAGCAGATCCTCAACCGCCACATGCACGACCTGCTGAACTTCGCCACCCTCAACAACGCGGCCATCGTGGTCACCAACCAGGTCGCAGCCAAGCCCGATGCATTCTTCGGAGACCCCACCAGGCCCATCGGAGGACACGTCGTGGGACACACCGCCACCTTCCGTATCTACCTCAGGAAGGGTAAGGCCGGCAAGAGGATTGCCAGGCTCATCGATTCACCCAACATGCCTGAGGGCGAGGCTGTCTTCAATGTGACCGAAGACGGTATTAAGGATTGATGAATCAGCCAAACGTGAACAAAACGTACCTCTTCGAACTGCTGGGCGAACTGAAGGACATGCCCAGGGACGAAGTCCTCAAGACCGCCGAGACCGAGAGCGACGGAAGATCGGTCAGGATCTCGGACGGTCCCGGATACGTCGTAGTGTCCGTGCCGGAGGAATGCATCGACGGCATAAACGACCGTCTGGCACTTACCCATATGATGGGTGAATTCCTCGGCTCGTTCGAAGCGGACGACCTTTCCTCGGTGGAGGGCATGACCCTCCCCGAGGGTACTTTTGCCATACGCTACAGACGCTTCGCAGGCATGAGTCCCGACGTCGATTCCCAGAAACTGATCCGCCGCATCGGGGACATCCTCTCGAAACACAACGACGTGGACCTCAAACATCCCGACGTCGTAGTACGCATGCTCATAAGCGACAGAATCCACCTCTACATCGAGAAGAAGGCATTCGATGCGGATCTCCTGAGGGAACGCAAGGTCAGCGAGAGGCCGTTCTTCTCACCTATCTCGCTCCATCCGAAATATGCGAGAGCGCTCATCAATCTCACCGGCGTGAAACGCGGAGGCACTGTGCTGGACCCGTTCTGCGGAACCGGAGGGATAGTGATCGAAGCTGCATCCATGGGAATGAAGGCTGTTGCCTCGGACTTCGACCCCGAGATGGTGGCCGGCACCCGCGAAAACATGGAGTTCTACAACCTCCCTCTGGCGGATTTCGAGGTCATCGACATAAGCGACATCCCCGAGAGATTCCACGATATCGACGCCGTGGCCTGCGACCCTCCTTACGGAAGGTCCACCAAGACCGGAGGGGAGAACATCGACAGCATCTATGCCCGTGCTCTGAAAGCATTCCCCGGAGTGCTCACAGAGACCGGAAAGGCAGGTGTCGTCCTCCCCCATATCTTCCAGACCGGGGATATGCGCCTCGATGCGGTATACGTGCAGTTCGTGCACGGCACCCTCTCGAGACACTACCACATCTTCGGCCGGAACTGAGTCGCGCGCACGCACACCTTATATTATGGGACGGGATAGGGAGGCACGTGAACAAGTATCTCCGCCTCTTCAGGCTTCAGAACGGAGTCATGGGGTTCATCGGACTTCTTATCGCGATCTTCATCGCCGCGGGTTATGACATGCTCGACCAATGGGTCAACATTGTCATCGGCGGAGTCATCGTGGTGGCGTTCGTGGCCGGAGGTAACTCGCTCAACGATTATGTGGATGCTGAGATCGACAAAACCGCCCACCCCGACAGGCCTGTCCCGATGGGCGAACTGACTGCCAGGACCGCCATGATCTGCGGTTACGGCGGTCTTGCGATCGCAGTGGTCCTCTCGCTCTTCCTGCGCCGCTGGGAAGCCACCCTCATAGTTCTGGCCGCAGCGGTCATGATGATTGGTTACGAGATCGCCCTGAAACAGAGAGGCTTCGTCGGCAACCTCTGCATCGCCATCCTCACCGGTCTGGTCTTCATGTTCGCAGGAGGAATCGTGGGAGATTTCTCCCAGGTCTGGATCCTTGCCCTCCTCGCCGCACTCGTCAGTGTGGGACGCGAGATCGCCAAGGATATCGAGGATGAGGAATCCGACAAGGGAAGCAGGCGCACCCTCCCCATGATGATCGGGGACCGCAATGCGGGCATCGTTGCCGCTGTGTTCTATGTTCTCGGACCCCTCCTCAGTTTCATCCCGTTCTTCACAGGACTGTTCGGAATCCTGTATGCTGTAGTGATTGTGGCTGACGCCATCTTCATCTACTGCGCGGTGCTGGTCTTCAGCAACCCACACAAATCCGAAAAACTCGCTAAAGTGGCAATGTTCGTCGCACTGATTTCATTCATTCTGGGTGTAGCATTATGATAGACGTGAAAGAATACCTCAAGGAAAAGCTGGCCAAAGGAACCGTACACTTCACCCTCCTGGACCCCGATCCCGCAAAGCTCTCCGTCGAGAGCGCCAAGGTCATCGCCAAGAGGATGCAGGAAGCAGGTACCGACGCATTCATGATCGGAGGTTCCACCGGGGTCACCACCGAGAATCTCGGTGCCATCGCAATCGCTGTCAGGGAAGCCACCGGTCTGCCCACCATCTACTTCCCCTCCGATGTCCATGCCATCTCCGATGAGGTCGATGTCATGCTCTTCATGAGCATCGTCAACAGCAGCAACCCCAAGTTCATCACCCACTATCAGGCCAAAGCCGCACCCTACATCAAGATGCTGAACATCCCCACCATCCCCATGGCGTACATCGTCGTGGAACCCGGAATGACCGTCGGCAGGGTCTCCGAGGCCAAGCTCATCCCCCGTGATGACATCGAGGGCGCCACCGGCTTCGCTCTCGCCGCCCAGATGATGGGTATGCAGCTCGTTTACCTTGAAGCAGGAAGCGGTGCCGACAAGCCCGTTCCCCCCGAGATGATCGAGACCGTCAAGATGAACATCGATGTCCCCCTGATCGTCGGAGGAGGCATCAGGACCCCCGAGGCCGCTGCTGCGGCAAGGGAGGCCGGTGCTGACATCATCGTCACCGGTACCTTCGTGGAGCAGTGCTCCGACGACACCCTCCTGAGGGCCGTCGTCAAGGCCGCCAAGGGAATCTGAGGTAAATCCATGGGAAAAAGATACGAGGAGTTCAACCACAACACGCCCATCTCGCCTCAGGCACCGATGTACCTCACGCCCGAGGAGAAGGCCGCCAAGATCACTCCCGAGCTCAAGGTAGCCGCCAGGAGGTATCTCTGCCCCAACTGCGGAAGGGAGTTCAGTCTCTTCCAGTCCAGGGCTGTCGCCTGCAAGTACTGTCCCAAAGCGAATCAGCGCTGCCCCAACGTACGCTGTCCGTACTGCGATTCGGAATTCCCCATCGCAGGATTCATCATCCCCAAGAACAACGGCAGGGAGGATGAGCGTATCATGAACGATTACACGGACGAGGTTTTCAACAGGTGGGCCGACAGGTACAACCGCCGCTGATCACTGGATGTCAATCGGCGAGACCTTCAGGACATCGTCGTATTTCCTGACGATTCCGTCCCCGAGGAGTTCTTCCAATACCACTTCGAGCGTGAGCCATGCCTTGGCATCCTTGCGGAAGCACCCGGTC
The sequence above is a segment of the methanogenic archaeon ISO4-H5 genome. Coding sequences within it:
- a CDS encoding DNA repair and recombination protein RadA, coding for MGEKTLEDIPGVGPAIAEKLREAGYTEIMAIAVAAPSDLAETCEIGEKKAQDIIEGAKLCADVGGFETGDAIMQRRAAVTKLTTGSDAFNQLIGGGIESQAITELFGEFGSCKTQVCFQLAVNATLPEDRGGLDSDVIIIDTENTFRPERIVQMCNYLGVDPETTLKRIHIARAFNSQHQVLLVDKAMELAKEIKVKLLIVDSLTSHFRAEFLGRGSLAERQQILNRHMHDLLNFATLNNAAIVVTNQVAAKPDAFFGDPTRPIGGHVVGHTATFRIYLRKGKAGKRIARLIDSPNMPEGEAVFNVTEDGIKD
- a CDS encoding N2,N2-dimethylguanosine tRNA methyltransferase Trm, which gives rise to MNQPNVNKTYLFELLGELKDMPRDEVLKTAETESDGRSVRISDGPGYVVVSVPEECIDGINDRLALTHMMGEFLGSFEADDLSSVEGMTLPEGTFAIRYRRFAGMSPDVDSQKLIRRIGDILSKHNDVDLKHPDVVVRMLISDRIHLYIEKKAFDADLLRERKVSERPFFSPISLHPKYARALINLTGVKRGGTVLDPFCGTGGIVIEAASMGMKAVASDFDPEMVAGTRENMEFYNLPLADFEVIDISDIPERFHDIDAVACDPPYGRSTKTGGENIDSIYARALKAFPGVLTETGKAGVVLPHIFQTGDMRLDAVYVQFVHGTLSRHYHIFGRN
- a CDS encoding digeranylgeranylglyceryl phosphate synthase, producing the protein MNKYLRLFRLQNGVMGFIGLLIAIFIAAGYDMLDQWVNIVIGGVIVVAFVAGGNSLNDYVDAEIDKTAHPDRPVPMGELTARTAMICGYGGLAIAVVLSLFLRRWEATLIVLAAAVMMIGYEIALKQRGFVGNLCIAILTGLVFMFAGGIVGDFSQVWILALLAALVSVGREIAKDIEDEESDKGSRRTLPMMIGDRNAGIVAAVFYVLGPLLSFIPFFTGLFGILYAVVIVADAIFIYCAVLVFSNPHKSEKLAKVAMFVALISFILGVAL
- a CDS encoding geranylgeranylglyceryl phosphate synthase GGGPS, which encodes MIDVKEYLKEKLAKGTVHFTLLDPDPAKLSVESAKVIAKRMQEAGTDAFMIGGSTGVTTENLGAIAIAVREATGLPTIYFPSDVHAISDEVDVMLFMSIVNSSNPKFITHYQAKAAPYIKMLNIPTIPMAYIVVEPGMTVGRVSEAKLIPRDDIEGATGFALAAQMMGMQLVYLEAGSGADKPVPPEMIETVKMNIDVPLIVGGGIRTPEAAAAAREAGADIIVTGTFVEQCSDDTLLRAVVKAAKGI